From a region of the Vanrija pseudolonga chromosome 2, complete sequence genome:
- the sidH_0 gene encoding Mevalonyl-coenzyme A hydratase sidH produces MPAAFNTAPPNAPEAILTFPAPHILHVAMNRPKNYNAMNGPLNAALEEAFAWFDAEPSLYVAILGSTSRKAWCAGADLLAWQTEGKNWMKTTKNGFGAISTRITKKPIIGAVHGLALGGGSEMVVNLDMVIAGEKATFGFPEVKRGVWIGLGGLPRFVKLVGHQKATELILTGRNISPREALALNMVNYVVPDDEVEARALALAQEIAENSPDSVVAQLYAIRLTHENTSSFAAQRLIVDSAPIKALEEGDNLVEGLVAFKEKRKPNWTPSKL; encoded by the exons ATGCCCGCAGCATTCAACACGGCCCCGCCCAACGCCCCAGAGGCCATCCTCACCttccccgcgccgcacaTCCTGCACGTCGCGATGAACCGCCCGAAGAACTACAACGCGATGAACGGCCCGCTcaacgccgccctcgaggaggcgTTTGCGTGGTttgacgccgagccgagcctCTACGTTGCCATTCTGGGGAGCACGAGCCGCAAGGCGTggtgcgcgggcgcggacCTGCTGGCTTGG CAAACAGAAGGCAAGAACTGGATGAAAACCACCAAGAACGGCTTCGGCGCGATCAGCACCCGCATCACCAAGAAGCCCATCATTGGCGCGGTGcacggcctcgccctcggcggcgggtccGAGATggtcgtcaacctcgacatgGTGATCGCGGGCGAGAAGGCGACGTTTGGGTTCCCCGAGGTCAAGCGCGGCGTGTGGATTGGCTTGGGGGGGTTGCCGCGCTTTGTCAAGCTCGTCGGGCATCAGAAGG CCACCGAGCTCATCCTCACCGGCCGCAACATCTCGCCGCGCGAagccctcgcgctcaacaTGGTCAACTACGtcgtgcccgacgacgaggtcgaggcgcgcgcgctcgcgctggcgcaggAGATTGCTGAGAACTCGCCTGATTCGGTGGTTGCGCAGTTGTATG CCATCCGCCTGACGCACGAAAACACGTCATCCTtcgccgcgcagcgcctcattgtcgactcggcgccgatcaaggcgctcgaggagggcgacaacctcgtcgagggcctcgtcGCGTTCAAGGAGAAGCGTAAGCCGAACTGGACGCCGAGCAAGCTCTAG
- the yfeX_0 gene encoding putative deferrochelatase/peroxidase YfeX gives MSNPQVQAIDGPLTSTATFLILTVAPGAESTVASVLGSISGLSKNVAIRDAGAGLSVTVGIGARVWDAVTKLPRPAELHEFKELKGATHTAPSTPGDLLIHIRAERRDMVYEFERLLLDQLGAAVKVQDETTGFRYFDARDLLGFIDGTANPIGQALDASVLVAAGDDAGAGAAAVGGSYVTTQKYLHNLGAWNKLKTEDQEAAIGRTKIDNVELADQADDAQKPHKQLATIVDDQGVEHDILRDNMPFGAPGKGEYGTYFIGYSRKLWVTEEMLRRMFIGVPEGKHDRILDFSTPVTGSVFFVPSAEVLAKIGS, from the coding sequence ATGTCCAACCCCCAAGTACAGGCCATCGACGGCCCGCTCACCTCAACCGCAACCTTTCTCATCCTCACCGtcgcccccggcgccgagtccACTGTCGCCTCGGTCCTCGGCTCCATCTCCGGCCTGTCGAAGAACGTGGCCATCCgggacgccggcgccggcctctCCGTGaccgtcggcatcggcgcgcGTGTCTGGGACGCGGTGACCAAGCTGCCCCGCCcggccgagctgcacgagttcaaggagctcaagggcgCGACGCACACTGCGCCCAGCACGCCAGGCGACCTGCTCATCCACATCCGCGCGGAGCGCAGGGACATGGTGTACGAGTTTGAGCGGCTgctcctcgaccagctcggcgcggccgtcaAGGTGCAGGACGAGACGACGGGGTTCCGGTACtttgacgcgcgcgacctgctGGGCTTTATCGACGGCACGGCGAACCCCATCGggcaggcgctcgacgcaagcgtgctcgtcgccgcgggcgacgacgcgggcgcgggcgcggccgccgtcggcgggtcGTACGTCACGACGCAGAAGTACCTCCACAACCTGGGCGCGTGGAACAAGCTCAAGACGGAGGACCAGGAGGCGGCGATCGGCCGCACCAAGATCGAcaacgtcgagctcgccgaccaggccgacgacgcgcagaaGCCCCACAAGCAGCTCGCGAccatcgtcgacgaccagggcgtcgagcacgacatCCTCCGCGACAACATGCCcttcggcgcgccgggcaaGGGAGAGTACGGGACGTACTTTATCGGATACTCGCGCAAGCTCTGGGTCACCGAGGAGATGCTCCGCCGCATGTTTATCGGCGTGCCAGAGGGCAAGCACGACAGGATTCTGGACTTTAGTACGCCGGTGACTGGGAGCGTGTTCTTCGTGCCCAGTGCCGAGGTGCTTGCCAAGATTGGCAGCTAG
- the Znfx1 gene encoding NFX1-type zinc finger-containing protein 1 — protein sequence MSRDTQPSSSSSAPPRPAAIPPRSIDGPGNLSLNGARHSNDHRHIQDISVAPTLDEVTSLRRPYLPLYAPGAEHYYPNDSVARMLDVQFRLVREDSLRGFYRGMKSILHDLDSDTFTESQLALRLNAGGGYYVTHGDDSVALPLLASIEFEGVRLDNMAGMVILASADSPPSVARSISLKKRLNFWEGSPRLPMGGLVAIVTKRGDVPARFAMATLTMMPNQFRHSKPAQDDRPRIGFGLHFLDPAEAVRTFQDLKAGDLRLLVESPVLYPAVWPFLETIKAVNPREIPLSKYFVPDANLSGIDIGIPAYAKNPGFKWDLTCLLKPNSKIKELHFRPTRSSSVAAARGLLRKFSKLDPSQADAVMDSLNREVALIQGPPGTGKTFTGVEFLRVLLANKVKPILMLGFTNHAVDHILRAAYEGVSTNIVRLGTRSNDSVIKKLTLGRLKGYKGALKALRGKMKALEKKMESTTLSVPTTALSHDEFLEFIKEGYPALADAVEVLPAHVVPWYDEWVADQKDGFKRVGEQANDCGSWEYWRLGIDLERRVALCKAADEDGDKLQIPNHLFDRLSLGTTWLAQPSSLVPQSSPEETDSAGSATSGSTSSGSSSRSTPLELSPSTSRRPSNSSSEAPTPLVTPDSIGPDSSSLLEVPVSHRPTWQLLRERDVWNFSIFERRQIIKDLEAEAKRWVNEPHLATVATLFQQLSSEYEVLQKEVSRLRNLSRAQALSYADIVGGTTNGAARYGDAIKGFAPKVVIFEEAGQILEAHTLCALFPSVQHVISLGDPLQLRAIPNCYEFSVDNAKGAEFKFDVSYMERASTAGLPMSQLQVQRRMLPEISLLISNTLYPDLEDHPCVKQYPNVLGMESNIFFLDHRHPETSMAGRKLHNRYEADMVCELVLYLLKQGCYSEEGDIVILCAYLGQLMQIRNKIQHKVTLVFDERDEKQVAKMDEQSGHIANSGPASTKHKVLLRTVDSFQGEEAKVVILSLVRNAGKADDGDDEPAKKTIGFLKSTNRTNVAVSRAKHGMYILGNAAQLSEGSDMWKSIVTDYTTAQAIGPKIPIKCEQHDTVQEIECAEQFAELSPDGGCDEPCGARLANCRHVCPRKCHADDAEHIEFFCKKKCQRVCTRCMNACEGVCGDPCDRCELDYFPVDLPCGHDVLVPCWQMGDVSRVRCTMLVDKRRPSCGHFVEVECNVEDVAAVSCAHPKCLAPGRR from the exons ATGTCTCGAGATACCCaacccagcagcagcagtagtgCCCCACCACGCCCCGCAGCGATACCACCACGCTCAATCGACGGACCGGGCAACCTCTCGCTAAACGGCGCGCGGCATAGCAATG ACCACCGACACATCCAGGACATCAGCGTCGCCCCCACGCTGGACGAGGTCACGTCGTTACGCAGGCCATACCTCCCCCTCTATGCACCAGGCGCAGAGCACTACTACCCAAACGACAGCGTCGCGAGGAT GCTCGACGTCCAGTTCCGCCTGGTGCGCGAGGACTCGTTGCGCGGGTTCTACCGCGGCATGAAGTCCATcctgcacgacctcgactcggacacgTTCACCGAGAGCCAGCTTGCGCTCCGTCTGAACGCAGGAGGGGGGTACTACGTGACGCACGGCGATGACTCGGT CGCCCTCCCGCTCCTCGCGAGTATCGAGTTCGAGGGCGTCCGTCTCGACAACATGGCGGGTATGGTCATcctcgcgagcgccgactcgccgcccagTGTTGCCCGATCCATCTCTCTCAAGAAGCGCCTGAACTTTTGGGAGGGCAGCCCCCGTCTGCCGATGGGCGGGCTCGTGGCTATCGTCACGAAGCGCGGCGATGTCCCGGCGCGGTTCGCCATGGCGACGTTGACAATGA TGCCCAACCAGTTCCGCCACAGCAAGCCCGCTCAAGACGATCGCCCGCGCATCGGGTTCGGGCTGCACTTTCTCGACCCAGCCGAGGCCGTCCGTACCTTCCAGGACCTCAAGGCCGGTGACCTGCGACTGCTCGTCGAGAGCCCGGTGCTCTACCCCGCAGTCTGGCCGTTCCTCGAGACCATCAAGGCGGTCAACCCTCGCGAGATCCCTTTATCAAAGTACTTTGTCCCCGATGCCAACTTGTCCGGCATTGATATCGGTATTCCGGCGTACGCCAAGAACCCTGGCTTCAAGTGGGACCTCACCTGCCTCCTCAAGCCCAACTCCAAGATCAAGGAGCTCCACTTCCGGCCAACTAGATCCAGCTcggtggctgctgcgcgtggCCTCCTCCGCAAGTTCAGCAAGCTGGACCCCAGTCAAGCGGACGCTGTCATGGACTCGCTCAACCGCGAGGTGGCTTTGATTCAAGGCCCACCAGGTACTGGCAAGACGTTCACCGGTGTCGAGTTCCTCCGCGTGCTTCTCGCCAACAAAGTCAAGCCAATCTTGATGCTCGGCTTCACGAATCACGCGGTCGACCATATCCTCCGAGCAGCGTACGAGGGCGTCTCGACCAACATCGTCCGACTTGGCACCCGCAGCAACGACAGTGTTATCAAGAAGCTCACTCTTGGCCGGCTGAAGGGCTACAAGGGGGCCCTGAAGGCTCTCCGAGGCAAGATGAAGGCACTCGAAAAGAAGATGGAGTCGACGACACTTTCCGTACCGACCACGGCGCTCAGCCACGACGAGTTCCTCGAGTTCATCAAGGAAGGCTACCCAGCTCTGGCAGATGCGGTCGAGGTCCTCCCTGCTCATGTGGTCCCGTGGTACGACGAGTGGGTGGCCGACCAGAAGGACGGGTTCAAGCGCGTCGGTGAGCAGGCCAACGACTGCGGATCTTGGGAGTACTGGCGCCTCGGCATCGACCTGGAGCGTCGAGTTGCCTTGTGCAAGGcagccgacgaggatggcgacaAACTCCAAATCCCAAATCACCTGTTCGACAGGCTCAGTCTCGGCACCACTTGGTTGGCCCAGCCGAGCAGTCTTGTGCCTCAGTCTAGCCCCGAGGAAACGGACTCAGCGGGGTCCGCGACCTCTGGGTCCACATCGTCCGGATCCAGCTCCAGGTCAACCCCGCTTGAGTTGTCTCCTTCGACCTCCAGACGGCCCAGCAACTCTAGTTCCGAGGCACCGACACCGCTGGTCACCCCCGATTCCATCGGACCGGACTCAAGCTCTCTTCTCGAGGTGCCGGTTTCCCATCGCCCCACGTGGCAGCTACTGAGGGAGAGGGACGTCTGGAACTTCTCAATCTTCGAGCGTCGCCAGATCATCAAGGAtctcgaggcggaggccaAGCGCTGGGTAAACGAGCCTCACCTTGCCACGGTCGCCACACTCTTCCAGCAACTGTCATCCGAGTACGAGGTCCTTCAGAAGGAGGTTAGCCGCCTCAGGAACCTGAGCCGCGCCCAGGCGCTGTCCTacgccgacattgtcggcggCACGACCAACGGAGCAGCAAGGTATGGTGACGCAATCAAGGGCTTTGCACCCAAGGTGGTCATCTTCGAGGAGGCGGGACAGATCCTCGAAGCGCACACATTGTGTGCTCTCTTCCCGTCCGTGCAGCACGTCATATCCCTCGGCGACCCCCTGCAGCTTCGAGCCATCCCGAACTGTTACGAGTTCTCGGTCGACAATGCCAAGGGAGCCGAGTTCAAGTTTGACGTGTCTTATATGGAGCGTGCTTCAACGGCAGGGCTTCCCATGAGCCAGCTCCAGGTCCAGCGTCGCATGCTTCCCGAGATTTCCCTGCTCATTTCCAACACACTGTACCCGGACCTCGAGGATCACCCCTGTGTGAAGCAATACCCCAATGTTCTTGGGATGGAGTCAAACATCTTCTTCCTCGACCATCGCCATCCCGAGACGAGCATGGCAGGGAGGAAGCTTCACAACAGGTACGAGGCCGACATGGTCTGCGAGCTGGTCCTGTATCTTCTCAAGCAGGGCTGCTACTCGGAGGAGGGTGACATTGTCATCCTGTGCGCATACCTCGGCCAGCTCATGCAGATCCGGAACAAGATCCAGCACAAGGTGACCTTGGTCTtcgatgagcgcgacgagaagCAGGTCGCCAAGATGGACGAGCAGTCGGGCCACATTGCCAACAGCGGGCCTGCGAGTACCAAGCACAAGGTCCTTCTGCGAACTGTTGACAGCTTTCAAGGAGAAGAGGCCAAGGT TGTCATCTTGTCACTTGTTCGAAACGCTGGCAAGGCCGATGACGGGGACGATGAACCAGCAAAGAAGACGATTGGCTTCCTCAAGTCGACCAACCGAACCAACGTCGCAGTGTCACGGGCGAAGCATGGCATGTACATCCTCGGCAACGCCGCACAGCTCTCAGAAGGCAGTGACATGTGGAAGTCGATTGTCACCGACTATACAACGGCGCAAGCCATCGGCCCTAAGATCCCTATTAAGTGCGAGCAGCATGACACGGTGCAGGAGATCGAATGTGCAGAGCAGTTTGCCGAACTGTCACCCGATGGTGGATGTGATGAGCCCTG CGGCGCACGACTGGCGAACTGCCGTCACGTTTGCCCGCGGAAGTGTCATGCGGACGATGCAGAGCACATCGAGTTTTTCTGCAAGAAGAAGTGCCAGCGGGTTTGCACCAGGTGCATGAACGCGTGTGAGGGAGTTTGTGGCGATCCCTGCGACAGGTGCGAACTGGACTACTTCCCCGTCGACCTCCCATGTGGCCACGACGTCCTGGTGCCCTG CTGGCAAATGGGCGATGTGTCGCGAGTGCGCTGCACCATGCTCGTCGACAAGCGGCGCCCATCATGTGGACACTTTGTTGAGGTCGAGTgcaacgtcgaggacgtcgccgccgtctctTGCGCGCACCCCAAGTGCCTGGCCCCCGGTCGCCGATga
- the chi4 gene encoding Endochitinase 4: MLGQFNRLLLSFDLLEGPWDDALLWTQLPAATRRQILDEYHAAGIALMVSAFGATDVPTTVGADPVGVANSIATFVKQYEFDGVDIDYEDFGAFALGTGAQWLITFQTQLRSQLGSGYLISHAPVAPWFDRAAYKDGAYAAVYSAVGNTIDFFNLQYYNQYSAFTDCTSLITDSGSTQWPGVAIQQLHEQQGIPYDKLVLGKPISTAAQNNGGYMDPSALAQCVAQGKALGWPGSVMFWQWSASINAAQVIQEVIGN; encoded by the exons ATG ctcggccagtTCAACCGTCTTCTTCTGTCCTTTGACCTGCTTGAAGGCCCTTGGGAT gACGCCCTCCTCTGGACTCAGCTCCCAGCGGCCACTCGCCGccagatcctcgacgagTACCATGCTGCGGGTATTGCCCTCATGGTGTCGGCCTTTGGTGCCACAG ACGTGCCCACCACGGTCGGTGCCGACCCCGTTGGAGTGGCCAACAGCATTGCCACCTTCGTCAAGCAGTACGAGTTTGACGGCGTTGACATTGACTACGAGGACTTTGGCGCGTtcgccctcggcacgggTGCCCAGTGGTTGATCA CCTTCCAGACGCAGCTCCGCAgccagctcggcagcggTTACCTTATCTCGCATG CCCCCGTCGCTCCGTGGTTTGACCGCGCGGCCTACAAGGACGGAGCGTACGCTGCCGTCTACAGCGCAGTTGGCAACACGATCGACTTCTTCAACCTGCAGTACTACAACCAGTACTCTGCGTTCACCGACTGCACGTCGCTCATCACCGACTCGGGTTCAACGCAGTGGCCCGGTGTCGCCATCCAGCAGCTACACGAGCAGCAGGGCATTCCGTACGACAAGCTGGTCCTCGGCAAGCCCATCTCGACAGCGGCACAGAACAACGGCGGGTACATGGACCCCTCTGCGCTGGCGCAGTGTGTTGCGCAGGGCAAGGCACTCGGCTGGCCGGGTAGCGTCATGTTCTGGCAGTGGAGCGCTTCAATC AACGCAGCGCAGGTCATCCAGGAGGTCATTGGAAACTAA
- the terJ_2 gene encoding Efflux pump terJ — MATDTDLAQRPSATPTLMDAVADHHDNGGAPKEKVLAMDAAPAPTPHTKPHFSQTRKWVLMSIFALAMFIDVMGLSAFYVLTQTVAADLNIKFEQQSWVITSYAVTFAAFLLLWGRVSDLYSATPVFNFAFIALGVLSLVISFLPDKYSFFVFRAIAGIAGGALVPASYRLIVYVFEPSELALAFTVYGVSGTMGNMWGTIFAGFIEYIPHSVGTQMQSCRWYFRITAIIIAPLATASLFLTPYAPGDESHTLSDGEPDPTPRWRRLDLVGALTMLTAIVLLTLGLTLGASYGWKKAGFLVPFLLSFPLFIGFFFWEAHLEPSYALIPASTWRIPNLAIFIAMGLPLFAWWAVNFLALIETFVQVYHERPIIAGVRMLPQAVVSLFLTAGFTYFPLLISRPWLTVLVGEAFCIVGYILFTRTSTFVGKDYWRFIFTGGLLGSGGNMTVFTAANVGIMTAIPPEMAGVAGALFQVAIQLGAVVGFATQAGMLTINPGGIANPANVHASFYFQMGWNALWLILFAIVYKRPKKSTPEPEPEA, encoded by the exons ATGgccaccgacaccgacctcgcgcagcggcCCTCTGCAACCCCGACGCTCATGGACGCCGTTgccgaccaccacgacaATGGAGGAGCACCAAAGGAGAAGGTGTTGGCGATggacgccgcccccgcccccaccccgcacacCAAGCCCCACTTCTCCCAGACCCGCAAGTGGGTCCTAATGTCCATCTTCGCGTTGGCCATGTTCATTGACG TCATGGGTCTATCGGCATTCTACGTCCTCACACAGACCGTCGCAGCCGACCTGAATATCAAGTTTGAGCAGCAGTCGTGGGTCATCACCTCGTACGCCGTCACCTTTGctgccttcctcctcttATGGGGGCGGGTGAGCGACCTGTactcggcgacgccggtgTTCAACTTTGCCTTCATCGCCCTCGGGGTGCTGTCGCTCGTCATCTCGTTTCTGCCCGACAAGTACTCGTTCTTCGTCTTCCGTGCCATCGCCGGCATCGCGGGCGGCGCACTCGTGCCCGCGTCGTACCGCCTCATCGTGTACGTGTTCGAGCCGTCCGAGCTCGCACTCGCCTTCACGGTCTACGGCGTGAGCGGCACCATGGGTAACATGTGGGGCACAATCTTTGCCGGCTTCATCGAGTACATCCCCCACTCGGTCGGCACCCAAATGCAGTCCTGTCGCTGGTACTTCCGCATCACGGCCATCATCAttgcgccgctcgccaccgcGTCCCTTTTCCTCACCCCGTACGCACCCGGCGACGAGTCGCATACCCTCTCAGACGGCGAGCCCGACCCCACGccccgctggcgccgcctcgacctcgttggTGCGCTCACCATGCTCACCGCCATCGTGCTCCTCACCCTCGGGCTCACCCTCGGTGCCAGCTACGGGTGGAAAAAGGCCGGCTTCCTCGTCCCCTTCCTCCTTTCGTTCCCGCTGTTCAtcggcttcttcttctgggAGGCTCATCTCGAGCCCTCGTACGCCCTCATCCCGGCCTCGACTTGGCGGATCCCCAACCTCGCCATCTTCATCGCCATGGGCCTGCCACTCTTCGCTTGGTGGGCTGTCAACTTCCTTGCGCTCATCGAAACCTTCGTGCAGGTGTACCATGAGCGCCCTATCATAGCTGGCGTACGCATGCTACCCCAGGCGGTTGTTTCGCTCTTCCTCACGGCTGGCTTCACATACTTCCCCCTCCTCATTTCTCGCCCCTGGCTCACCGTCCTCGTGGGTGAGGCGTTTTGCATCGTCGGATACATCCTGTTCACCCGCACGTCAACGTTTGTCGGGAAAGACTATTGGCGCTTCATCTTCActggcggcctcctcggctcaGGGGGCAACATGACCGTCTTtaccgccgccaacgtcggTATCATGACGGCTATCCCTCCCGAGATGGCGGGCGTCGCTGGTGCACTGTTCCAAGTCGCCATTcaactcggcgccgtggtcggGTTCGCTACCCAGGCCGGCATGCTGACCATCAACCCTGGTGGAAtcgccaaccccgccaaCGTCCACGCATCCTTCTACTTCCAGATGGGCTGGAACGCGCTCTGGCTCATCCTCTTTGCAATCGTGTACAAGCGGCCAAAGAAGTCGACTCCAGAGCCCGAGCCTGAGGCCTAA
- the DJ1D gene encoding Protein DJ-1 D: protein MKVLLLAGDFIEDYELYAPLQALEMLGIDVHIICPDKKAGEGIQTALHILEPGRQTYSERPGHPFDITHDFNEAAANLGQYAGLVVPGGRFPEYQRYDNRVLDIIRAFFKDNRPVAALCHGLQLLAAADVLKGRECSAFPMCKLDVEAAGAKYVDFEAFSKSVHVQGNLVSAPAYPAIGVWLGKFIQILGVKVSVP from the exons ATGaaggtcctcctcctcgccggcgacttTATCGAAGACTACGAGCTCTACGCGCCTCTCCAGGCGCTCGAGATGCTCGGCATCGACGTGCACATCATCTGCCCCGACAAgaaggcgggcgagggcatcCAGACCGCGCTGCATATCCTCGAGCCGGGACGCCAGACGTACTCTGAGCGTCCGGGCCACCCCTTCGACATCACGCACGACTTcaacgaggccgccgccaacctcggccagtacgccggcctcgtcgtccccggcgGCCGCTTCCCCGAGTACCAGCGCTACGACAaccgcgtcctcgacatcaTCCGCGCCTTCTTCAAGGACAaccgccccgtcgccgccctctgccacggcctccagctcctcgccgccgctgacgtcCTCAAGGGCCGCGAGTGCTCGGCGTTCCCCATGTGtaagctcgacgtcgaggccgccggcgccaagtaCGTCGACTTTGAGGCCTTCAGCAAGAGCGTCCACGTCCAGGGCAACCTTGTGTCCGCGCCGGCTTACCC CGCGATCGGCGTCTGGCTCGGAAAGTTCATCCAGATCTTGGGCGTTAAGGTCTCTGTCCCGTAA